The following proteins come from a genomic window of Lolium rigidum isolate FL_2022 chromosome 5, APGP_CSIRO_Lrig_0.1, whole genome shotgun sequence:
- the LOC124653255 gene encoding snRNA-activating protein complex subunit-like — translation MAAAGEEAESSAAARERPRVPFARGGPVFVPFMVGPISTVPEFMSSTLCEVQSLRDELGDTGDEFEDELRVDVLKVLSEEELVERALQEAMEEDWDTGARVSPSEDMAVVPHDPEGVDGQRKRRKGKKRGRHFDREVRAHIFQGRYLTKAEKMAEIKVKQEEDRRGAMLHSFSGDCAMSRSSKASAEKTDVAKSLSYNSAPWKHKASKSEEHIPIVYPDVILCVEIYDQRQSSVKSQEFLVLGSQLLTDLKDNIYCSTNKLMEVNNQRDHSGYFLIEDTFYNDMRHYSAVDYSKPILDWLNESSAEAAEKWDAISSGALKKRQKDLLRGLNISNVPEFKSAKMQRTYFSDLHFRLGAGYLYCHQGNCKHTFVIRDMRLIHPEDTQNQVEYPLMTFQMQKRFQKCSVCQIYLATKMTVDDKWAPNNPCYFCKQCYYLLHYREDDSLLYHHTVHDYLQE, via the exons atggcagcggctggagaggaggcggagagctccgccgccgcccgagagCGGCCGCGCGTGCCCTTCGCTCGGGGCGGCCCGGTGTTCGTCCCCTTCATGGTGGGCCCTATCTCCACCGTCCCCGAGTTTATGTCCTCCACGCTCTGCGAGGTTCAG TCCCTGCGTGATGAATTGGGTGACACCGGGGACGAATTCGAGGACGAGCTCCG CGTAGATGTGTTGAAGGTGCTCTCTGAAGAGGAGCTTGTGGAGCGCGCTCTCCAGGAGGCTATGGAG GAGGATTGGGACACTGGCGCTCGTGTATCACCTAGTGAGGATATGGCAGTTGTTCCGCATGACCCAGAAGGCGTAGATGGACAAAGAAAACGTAGGAAGGGAAAAAAGAGAGGCAGGCATTTTGATAGGGAAGTTCGAGCGCATATTTTTCAA GGGAGGTATCTTACTAAAGCAGAGAAGATGGCAGAAATCAAGGTCAAGCAAGAGGAAGACAGACGTGGAGCCATGCTGCACTCGTTCAG TGGTGATTGTGCGATGTCCAGAAGTTCAAAGGCATCAGCGGAGAAAACTGACGTGGCAAAATCTCTTTCATACAACAGTGCCCCTTGGAAG CACAAAGCTTCGAAATCTGAGGAACACATACCTATAGTCTATCCAGACGTAATTCTTTGTGTTGAAATTTATGATCAGAGGCAGAGCTCTGTGAAA AGCCAGGAATTTCTTGTGTTGGGAAGTCAGCTCCTTACAGATCTTAAGGACAATATCTACTGTTCAACTAATAAGTTGATGGAGGTGAACAATCAACGCGATCATTCTGGCTATTTTCTTATTGAG GACACGTTCTATAATGACATGAGACATTATTCTGCCGTTGATTACAGTAAGCCTATACTTGACTGGCTTAACGAGTCCAGTGCTGAGGCGGCAGAGAAGTGGGATGCCATAAGTTCTGGGGCGTTAAAGAAACGACAAAAAGACTTACTGAGGGGTTTGAATATTTCGAATGTACCAGAGTTTAAATCTGCAAAAATGCAAAGGACCTACTTCTCAGACCTGCACTTCCGACTCGGTGCTGGGTACCTCTACTGCCACCAG GGGAACTGCAAGCACACATTTGTCATTAGAGACATGAGGCTGATCCACCCGGAGGACACACAGAACCAAGTGGAGTACCCTCTCATGACATTCCAGATGCAGAAGCGTTTCCAGAAGTGTTCAGTGTGCCAGATCTACCTTGCAACAAAGATGACGGTGGACGACAAATGGGCTCCGAATAATCCCTGCTATTTCTGCAAGCAATGCTACTACCTCCTCCACTACAGGGAGGATGACTCACTATTATATCATCATACTGTGCATGATTACCTGCAAGAGTAA
- the LOC124657923 gene encoding uncharacterized protein LOC124657923 — MCSGSWNIKREWSSPAVFIRRRQQQKKKSDVSVMTLRRKRLRLTRRRRRAAGAELGLIRRRRRRAAEADMAMLNLKLHLENRRILAENERLRERASVLRGENLALRENLCKTVAEAAPPAETTTGC, encoded by the exons ATGTGCTCTGGTTCCTGGAACATCAAGAGAGAGTGGTCTTCTCCCGCTGTGTTCatcaggcggcggcagcagcagaagAAGAAGTCAGACGTCTCAGTGATGACTCTCAGGAGGAAGAG GTTAAGgctgaccaggaggaggaggagggctgcAGGAGCAGAGTTAGGGCTgatcagaaggaggaggaggagagctgCAGAGGCGGATATGGCCATGCTGAACCTGAAGCTCCACCTTGAGAACCGGCGCATCCTAGCGGAGAACGAGAGGCTCCGGGAGAGGGCCAGCGTGCTCCGCGGTGAGAACCTCGCGCTGCGCGAAAACCTGTGCAagacggtggcggaggcggcaccGCCGGCAGAGACCACCACTGGCTGctga
- the LOC124657347 gene encoding bZIP transcription factor 29-like — translation MDGVGDDHARRRRLLPLPTPRAPAVATDPSSSLRRLPPVHPTPASPRFTPGFGHYQPQPGGGGAGAGGSNHARSLSQPQFLSMDFLFRPHYPDLAAPAPIAVTPPPSAPPPGSEKGPSGLPPLRAGHRRSQSDVLLAISSQPNPQMPPPAPVTAEALAAANNSTLDGILGAYMGPKAPATVASSAPGAAQERRDNPDGQVRAWSPADSSENEADSGDGGLPRHGRSLSADSFVGKLPFGAMGLEPSTNLPPPSPGPGAAAGLARSGSGSIGGAAALFAKEFACMGFSEADKKKIMESDHLSKIVMTDPKKVKRILNNRLSAAKSKERKARYIAELERKVQVLQSEATTLTSQVNMLQRGYSLLSTHNSEMKIRLQALLQQAELKDALNEALNSEVQRLKLVAGETSDPEMPNASEQQMSTRMIQLHQLLKKPPKDQQDQQQKWS, via the exons ATGGACGGCGTCGGCGACGaccacgcgcgccgccgccggctcctcccACTGCCGACCCCGCGTGCCCCCGCCGTCGCCACCgacccctcctcctccctccgccgcctcccgccggtCCACCCCACCCCCGCCTCCCCCCGTTTCACCCCGGGTTTTGGCCATTACCAGCCgcagccgggcggcggcggcgccggcgccggagggTCCAACCACGCGCGCTCGCTCTCGCAGCCCCAGTTCTTATCCAtggacttcctcttccgccctcACTACCCCGATCTGGCTGCGCCGGCGCCGATCGCTGTCACCCCGCCGCCGTCTGCGCCGCCACCCGGTTCCGAGAAGGGGCCGTCCGGGCTGCCTCCGCTCCGGGCGGGGCACCGGCGGTCGCAGAGCGACGTCCTCCTCGCCATCTCCTCGCAGCCCAACCCGCAGATGCCACCGCCGGCGCCGGTCACCGCGGAGGCCCTCGCGGCCGCCAACAACAGCACCCTCGACGGGATCCTCGGCGCCTACATGGGCCCCAaggcgccggccaccgtcgcctcCTCCGCGCCCGGGGCCGCTCAGGAGCGGCGCGACAACCCGGACGGCCAGGTGCGCGCGTGGAGCCCCGCCGACAGCAGCGAGAACGAGGCCGACAGCGGGGACGGCGGCCTGCCCAGGCACGGCCGCAGCTTGTCAGCGGACAGCTTCGTGGGGAAGCTCCCCTTCGGAGCCATGGGCCTGGAGCCGTCCACCAACCTGCCCCCGCCGTCTCCAGGCCCCGGTGCTGCTGCCGGCCTGGCACGCAGTGGAAGTGGCTCCATTGGCGGCGCCGCTGCTCTCTTCGCCAAGGAGTTCGCGTGTATGGGATTCAGTGAGGCCGACAAGAAGAAGATTATGGAGAGTGATCACCTTTCAAAGATTGTCATGACCGATCCTAAGAAGGTCAAAAG GATTCTGAACAATCGGCTGTCTGCTGCCAAGTCAAAGGAGCGCAAGGCAAGGTACATAGCAGAGCTTGAGCGCAAGGTTCAGGTGCTGCAGTCCGAGGCTACCACATTAACTTCACAAGTCAATATGCTTCAG AGGGGTTATTCTCTGCTTTCAACCCACAACAGTGAGATGAAAATCAGGCTGCAAGCTTTGCTGCAGCAAGCAGAGTTGAAAGATG CTCTGAATGAAGCACTAAATTCTGAGGTCCAGCGCTTAAAACTTGTTGCTGGTGAGACCAGTGATCCTGAAATGCCAAACGCTTCAGAGCAACAAATGAGCACCCGgatgattcagctgcaccagcttctGAAGAAGCCACCAAAGGATCAGCAAGATCAGCAACAGAAGTGGAGCTAG